AGTGCGTCTTTGATCCCTGGAGCGCTTTCGACGCCTGATGATACATCGACGCCATGTGCGCGCGTCCGTTCGATCGCCTGGGCAACGTTTGCTGCCGTCAATCCACCCGAAAGCATGAAGGGTTGCGTCCGGTCAAGCGAGTCCAGGAGCCCCCAATCGAAAACTTCGCCCAACCCGCCCGGGCGTGTTGCATCTTCTGCCGGTTTCGCATCGACCAATAAGCGGTCTGCGACCCGTCCCAGCGAGTTCGCCAGTGTCACGTCACTTTCACTGCCGATACCCACGGCCTTCATAATTTTCGTGCCGAAACGGGCTCTCACCACCTCGATCCGCCCAGCGTCCTCATGGCCAT
The DNA window shown above is from Pseudomonadota bacterium and carries:
- a CDS encoding phosphoribosylanthranilate isomerase; amino-acid sequence: MDRLSVKICGLSTPETVTAALNAGADMVGFVYFPKSPRHIDLETMAALADQARSRSSIVVLTVNADHALMRSLVTRVRPDWVQMHGHEDAGRIEVVRARFGTKIMKAVGIGSESDVTLANSLGRVADRLLVDAKPAEDATRPGGLGEVFDWGLLDSLDRTQPFMLSGGLTAANVAQAIERTRAHGVDVSSGVESAPGIKDALAIEAFIKAARGGQKVSPPDPSFAAS